One window of Thermococcus zilligii AN1 genomic DNA carries:
- a CDS encoding methionine adenosyltransferase, with translation MAEKVRNIVVEEMVRTPVEMQKVELVERKGIGHPDSIADGIAEAVSRALSREYIKRYGIILHHNTDQVEVVGGRAYPRFGGGEVIKPIYILLSGRAVEMVDREFFPVHEVAIKAAKDYLRKAVRHLDIEHHVVIDSRIGQGSVDLVGVFNKARENPIPLANDTSFGVGYAPLSETEKIVLETEKLLNSDEFKKKWPAVGEDIKVMGLRKGDEIDLTIAAAIVDSEVDNPDDYMAVKEAIEEAAREVVESHTQRPTKIYVNTADDPENDIYYITVTGTSAEAGDDGSVGRGNRVNGLITPNRHMSMEAAAGKNPVSHVGKIYNLLSMLIANDIAEQVEGVEEVYVRILSQIGKPIDEPLVASVQIIPKKGYSLDVIERPAYEIADAWLADINKVQKMILEDRLNVF, from the coding sequence ATGGCCGAGAAGGTCAGGAACATAGTGGTTGAGGAGATGGTAAGGACCCCGGTTGAGATGCAGAAGGTGGAGCTCGTTGAGAGAAAGGGCATAGGCCATCCGGATAGCATTGCCGACGGCATAGCCGAGGCTGTCAGCAGGGCCCTCAGCAGGGAGTATATAAAGCGCTATGGTATAATCCTCCACCACAACACCGACCAGGTTGAGGTCGTTGGCGGAAGGGCCTACCCAAGGTTCGGCGGCGGTGAGGTCATAAAGCCGATATACATCCTCCTCTCCGGAAGGGCCGTGGAGATGGTTGACAGGGAGTTCTTCCCGGTTCATGAGGTGGCCATAAAGGCCGCCAAGGACTACCTCAGGAAAGCGGTCAGGCACCTCGACATTGAGCACCACGTCGTTATTGACTCGCGCATAGGCCAGGGAAGCGTTGACCTCGTCGGTGTGTTCAACAAGGCCAGGGAAAACCCGATTCCTTTGGCCAACGACACCTCCTTTGGAGTTGGCTACGCCCCGCTCAGCGAGACCGAGAAAATCGTCCTCGAGACTGAAAAGCTCCTCAACAGCGACGAGTTCAAGAAGAAGTGGCCGGCCGTTGGAGAGGACATCAAGGTCATGGGCCTCAGGAAGGGCGACGAGATAGACCTGACCATAGCTGCGGCTATAGTGGACAGCGAAGTGGACAATCCAGATGACTACATGGCCGTTAAAGAGGCCATCGAAGAAGCGGCCAGGGAAGTTGTCGAGTCCCACACCCAGAGGCCGACCAAGATCTACGTCAACACAGCCGATGATCCGGAGAACGACATCTACTACATCACCGTCACGGGAACGAGCGCTGAAGCTGGAGACGACGGTTCCGTGGGAAGGGGCAACCGCGTCAATGGCTTAATCACCCCGAACAGGCACATGAGCATGGAGGCAGCCGCGGGCAAGAACCCCGTCAGCCACGTTGGAAAGATTTACAACCTCCTCTCAATGCTGATAGCCAACGACATAGCCGAGCAGGTCGAGGGGGTTGAGGAGGTCTACGTCAGGATCCTGAGCCAGATCGGCAAGCCTATCGATGAGCCCCTGGTTGCAAGCGTTCAGATAATACCGAAGAAGGGCTATTCGCTTGACGTCATCGAGAGGCCGGCCTACGAGATAGCCGATGCATGGCTGGCAGACATAAACAAGGTCCAGAAGATGATCCTGGAGGACAGGCTCAACGTCTTCTGA
- a CDS encoding DEAD/DEAH box helicase, with protein MIRRAEREYSDGEIFSILSEPVREWFKRKFGGFTPPQRYAVVEIHKGENVLISSPTGSGKTLSAFLSAINELILLGKEGKLEDKIYVLYVSPLRALNNDIKRNLEGPLAEIKEVAKELGYDLPEIRIAIRTSDTSSYEKSKMVRKPPHILITTPESLAIALNAPKFSERLKTVKYVIVDEVHALAENKRGSHLALTMERLQEMAGREFVRIGLSATIHPLEEVAKFVFGFDDEGKPRPGIIVDVSFAKETEIKVESVVEDLVYTPANVLSDALYNRLAELIRGHRTTLIFTNTRSGAERVVFNLKKRFPEFGGLIETHHSSLSREVRLDVEERLKRGELKAVVCVSGDSKILTEEGPVEIKGLGSSRITGVDSFRARFVKFREPHRIPYNREGIRIRTRLGFGIVATGEHRFLTVRDGELKWVEAGELREGDYVAVVRRLPSPEREVSIFEVLPGSAYLHLKKGFLGELELSIRAKFGSVGAYARRRGWDASYLSEQLNGVYPFRWGRLKVLLRDAGLEIRGEDVDRITSDKDGYTLPPTFTPGLARLLGFWMACGSWKSGALTLFSTDREMLEKYRELGKVEFGVEGIIRKQNESTWALEIPFALLTRIFKALTGNKGRKSGKGVFPSIVYVLPEEHRREFLAGYFDGDGYLEVKDGRVYSAGFLTFKGEFAEGIRDVLLQLGVVSSIRAGGYDEIQRFGGREIPEKGAAYTVAVIGGEYLRRFFEKIWPWRSDLSNRERLYPEGYPNLDVVPGIGKRLRYIREKLGISPYRLQKMSLYNPVRVELGAREISRGNLLKLLEVYEKEARDRGIREVLGEIQKLKSLAEGDVFFDKITSLEPAYIGYAYGVINSETGNYVVNGFVSKNSSTSLELGIDIGTIDLVVLIGSPKSVNRALQRIGRAGHRLHEVSEGVIIALDRDDLVEVTVLAHNARNRRLDRVRIPKNPLDVLAQHIVGMALQRVWDVGEAYRLVRRAYPYHDLPFEDFMGVLRYLAGEYSGLEDRKVYAKIWLEDGKFGRRGKMTKAIYYMNAGTIPDEAKISVYTMDKRMIGTVEEEFAERLMPGDIFVLAGRTYEFVRSRGNKIYVVPREGAKPTIPAWFSEMLPLSFDLALDIQRFRREVKGLINRKDAVKRLARKYGIDEKAARAIIAYFREQAKYSVVPDDETVLVEEVEKENTCEYFFHTLIGRKANDALSRAFAYAISRRKGANVGIAISDNGFLLRVPKEARLSEVEIGELFQLEDLRGVLERALENTELLKRRFRHVANRGLLILRRYLGRSKGLGRQQVMAVSLLKVLKERYPDFPLLKEVYREIMEDKMDVENAGLFLSWVRNGRIRVVVERHNVPSPFAFNLEVIGASDVVLMEDRREMIKQLHRKIMAIIEKG; from the coding sequence ATGATACGCCGGGCTGAAAGGGAGTACAGCGACGGGGAGATATTTTCCATCCTTAGCGAGCCTGTCAGGGAGTGGTTTAAGCGGAAGTTCGGGGGCTTTACTCCCCCACAGCGCTACGCCGTCGTTGAGATACACAAAGGCGAAAACGTGCTGATTTCTTCCCCAACCGGCTCCGGAAAGACCCTCTCAGCTTTTCTCTCGGCTATAAACGAGCTGATTCTGCTCGGAAAGGAGGGAAAGCTTGAGGATAAAATCTACGTCCTCTACGTCTCACCGCTCAGGGCCCTCAACAACGACATAAAGCGCAACCTCGAGGGCCCCCTGGCGGAGATAAAGGAGGTCGCGAAGGAGCTCGGCTACGATTTACCGGAAATCCGTATCGCCATAAGAACGAGCGACACCTCGAGCTACGAAAAGAGCAAAATGGTGAGAAAGCCGCCGCACATACTCATAACAACTCCCGAAAGCCTGGCGATAGCTTTAAACGCCCCAAAATTCAGCGAGAGGCTTAAGACGGTGAAATACGTCATCGTTGACGAAGTCCATGCCTTAGCTGAGAACAAGCGCGGTTCCCACCTTGCCCTCACGATGGAGAGGCTCCAGGAGATGGCCGGGAGGGAGTTCGTGAGGATAGGCCTGAGCGCGACGATACACCCCCTTGAGGAGGTAGCGAAGTTCGTCTTTGGCTTCGACGACGAGGGAAAGCCGCGGCCTGGCATTATAGTTGACGTGAGCTTTGCAAAGGAGACTGAGATAAAGGTGGAAAGCGTCGTTGAAGACCTGGTATACACCCCGGCGAATGTCCTTAGCGATGCCCTCTACAACCGTCTGGCCGAGCTTATAAGGGGGCACAGAACGACGCTCATCTTCACCAATACCAGAAGCGGTGCCGAGAGGGTCGTGTTTAACCTAAAAAAGCGTTTTCCCGAGTTTGGGGGCCTTATAGAGACCCACCACTCCAGCCTTTCCAGAGAGGTCAGGTTAGATGTGGAGGAGAGGCTGAAGAGGGGGGAGCTTAAGGCCGTCGTCTGTGTCTCCGGGGACTCGAAGATCCTGACCGAGGAAGGCCCCGTTGAGATTAAAGGTTTGGGCTCTTCGAGGATCACTGGAGTGGATTCTTTCAGAGCAAGGTTCGTGAAGTTCAGGGAGCCCCACAGGATACCCTACAACCGTGAAGGCATCAGGATCAGGACCAGGCTTGGCTTTGGTATCGTTGCGACGGGGGAGCACAGGTTCCTCACAGTTAGGGACGGGGAACTCAAGTGGGTTGAGGCTGGAGAGCTTAGAGAAGGCGACTACGTCGCGGTCGTCAGAAGACTTCCGAGCCCGGAGAGGGAAGTTTCGATTTTTGAAGTCCTTCCCGGCTCCGCTTACCTTCACCTCAAGAAGGGCTTCCTCGGGGAGCTTGAACTTTCGATACGGGCAAAATTCGGTTCAGTTGGTGCCTATGCGCGCCGTAGGGGATGGGATGCCTCTTACCTCAGCGAGCAACTCAACGGCGTTTACCCATTCAGATGGGGCAGGCTGAAAGTCCTCCTCAGAGATGCGGGGCTTGAAATAAGGGGAGAAGACGTTGACAGAATAACCTCCGACAAGGATGGCTACACCCTGCCTCCCACCTTTACTCCCGGACTGGCCAGACTGCTGGGCTTCTGGATGGCCTGTGGCTCGTGGAAAAGCGGGGCCCTGACCCTGTTCTCGACCGATAGGGAAATGCTTGAAAAGTACCGGGAGCTGGGCAAAGTAGAATTCGGCGTCGAGGGGATTATAAGAAAACAGAACGAAAGCACGTGGGCGCTTGAAATTCCCTTCGCCCTGCTTACGAGGATTTTCAAAGCCCTGACGGGAAACAAGGGGAGGAAGTCCGGGAAGGGAGTTTTTCCCTCGATAGTTTACGTCCTTCCCGAAGAGCACAGGAGGGAGTTCCTGGCAGGCTACTTCGACGGAGACGGCTATCTGGAGGTTAAGGATGGACGGGTCTATTCAGCGGGCTTTTTGACGTTCAAGGGGGAGTTTGCTGAGGGGATTAGAGACGTCCTCCTTCAGCTTGGGGTGGTATCTTCCATCAGAGCCGGAGGTTACGATGAGATTCAACGTTTTGGGGGCAGGGAGATACCTGAGAAGGGCGCCGCTTATACGGTGGCCGTCATCGGCGGGGAATATTTAAGGCGGTTCTTCGAGAAGATATGGCCCTGGAGGAGTGACCTCTCCAACCGGGAAAGACTTTACCCGGAGGGATACCCGAACCTCGACGTGGTTCCTGGGATTGGGAAGCGCTTGAGGTACATCCGTGAAAAGCTCGGGATAAGCCCCTATCGCCTCCAGAAGATGAGTCTCTACAACCCGGTGAGAGTCGAACTCGGGGCACGTGAAATTAGCAGGGGGAACCTCCTAAAGCTTCTGGAGGTCTATGAAAAAGAGGCGAGGGACAGGGGAATACGTGAAGTTCTGGGTGAAATTCAAAAACTGAAAAGCCTCGCCGAGGGGGATGTCTTCTTTGACAAAATAACGTCACTTGAACCCGCTTACATTGGTTATGCCTACGGGGTAATAAACTCTGAGACAGGGAACTACGTCGTGAACGGCTTCGTCTCAAAAAACAGCTCAACAAGCCTGGAGCTGGGGATTGACATTGGAACTATTGACCTCGTCGTCCTTATAGGCTCGCCGAAGAGCGTCAACAGGGCCCTGCAACGCATCGGGAGGGCCGGCCACAGGCTCCACGAGGTAAGCGAGGGGGTTATAATCGCCCTCGACCGCGACGACCTTGTGGAGGTGACAGTTCTGGCCCATAATGCCCGGAACCGGCGCCTGGACCGCGTCAGGATACCGAAGAACCCCCTCGATGTTCTGGCCCAGCACATCGTTGGGATGGCGCTCCAAAGGGTGTGGGACGTTGGTGAGGCCTACCGCCTTGTCAGAAGGGCCTACCCCTACCACGACCTTCCCTTCGAGGACTTCATGGGCGTCCTCCGGTATTTGGCTGGAGAATACTCGGGTTTGGAGGACAGGAAGGTCTACGCCAAAATCTGGCTCGAAGATGGCAAGTTTGGAAGACGGGGTAAGATGACGAAGGCGATATACTATATGAACGCCGGAACGATTCCCGACGAGGCAAAAATCAGCGTTTACACCATGGACAAAAGAATGATTGGGACGGTCGAGGAGGAGTTCGCCGAGAGGCTGATGCCGGGTGATATCTTCGTCTTAGCCGGGAGAACCTACGAGTTCGTCAGGAGCAGGGGCAACAAGATATACGTGGTTCCCAGAGAGGGGGCAAAGCCGACAATTCCGGCCTGGTTCTCCGAGATGTTGCCTCTGAGCTTTGACCTTGCCCTTGATATACAGAGGTTTAGGCGGGAAGTTAAAGGCCTCATAAATAGAAAGGACGCGGTCAAGAGGCTGGCAAGAAAGTATGGCATAGACGAGAAAGCGGCGAGGGCTATCATCGCTTACTTCCGCGAGCAGGCGAAGTACTCGGTTGTTCCCGACGATGAAACCGTTCTTGTTGAAGAGGTGGAGAAGGAGAACACCTGCGAGTACTTTTTCCACACGCTCATTGGAAGAAAGGCCAACGACGCCCTGAGCAGGGCCTTCGCCTACGCGATAAGCAGGCGGAAGGGGGCAAACGTTGGGATAGCCATAAGCGACAACGGCTTCCTCCTGAGGGTTCCAAAGGAGGCGAGGCTTTCGGAGGTCGAGATAGGGGAGCTTTTCCAGCTTGAAGACCTCCGCGGGGTTCTCGAGCGGGCCCTTGAAAACACCGAGCTTTTGAAGAGGCGCTTCAGACACGTTGCCAACCGCGGACTGCTCATCCTCAGGCGCTACTTGGGGAGGAGCAAAGGACTGGGGAGACAGCAGGTAATGGCTGTGTCTCTTCTCAAAGTTCTGAAGGAGCGCTACCCGGACTTTCCTCTGCTTAAGGAGGTCTACCGCGAGATAATGGAGGACAAGATGGACGTGGAGAATGCCGGGCTCTTTCTGAGCTGGGTTAGGAATGGGAGGATCAGGGTTGTCGTCGAGAGGCACAACGTCCCAAGCCCCTTCGCCTTCAACCTTGAGGTGATCGGGGCGAGCGACGTGGTGCTCATGGAGGACAGGAGGGAGATGATAAAACAGCTCCACAGAAAAATAATGGCGATAATAGAGAAAGGCTGA
- a CDS encoding metallophosphoesterase, with translation MSLFKFLPERALMVGKNLLVADLHVGFEEALASGGHYVPKLLGDLVSSLKDVLERERPKRLIIDGDLKHSFVPIKRERAELRAFFEGIGGLVGEVILVRGNHDVGVLWLRELGVEIVDGLDLKGWKVVHGHRVEEGERFIIGHEHPSIRLRDEVGASVKVPVFLRGESLIVLPAFSPWAYGNDVTRDIVSPFLKKANVLELRVLVPVGGEVLDFGELGKLLEAMRKISQV, from the coding sequence TTGTCCCTCTTTAAATTTCTCCCTGAAAGGGCCCTGATGGTTGGAAAGAACCTGCTGGTGGCTGACCTCCACGTCGGTTTTGAGGAGGCCCTTGCGAGCGGGGGCCACTACGTGCCGAAGCTTTTGGGGGATCTTGTTTCCTCCCTTAAGGATGTTCTCGAGAGGGAAAGGCCCAAAAGGCTCATAATAGACGGCGACCTCAAGCACTCCTTCGTTCCCATTAAGAGGGAAAGGGCGGAGCTTAGGGCATTTTTCGAGGGCATCGGGGGATTGGTCGGTGAGGTCATCCTCGTCAGGGGCAACCATGATGTCGGTGTTCTGTGGCTCAGGGAGCTCGGCGTTGAAATCGTCGACGGGCTGGACCTCAAAGGGTGGAAAGTTGTGCACGGGCACAGAGTTGAAGAGGGGGAGCGCTTCATAATAGGCCACGAACATCCTTCAATACGGCTGAGGGACGAGGTTGGGGCGAGCGTTAAGGTGCCCGTCTTCCTGAGGGGCGAGAGCCTTATAGTCCTTCCGGCCTTCAGCCCCTGGGCCTATGGAAACGACGTAACGCGGGATATCGTTTCCCCGTTTTTGAAAAAGGCCAATGTTCTCGAGCTAAGGGTTCTGGTTCCCGTTGGTGGAGAAGTCCTGGATTTTGGAGAACTCGGGAAGCTCCTGGAGGCCATGAGAAAGATCAGCCAGGTTTGA
- a CDS encoding helix-turn-helix transcriptional regulator, with protein sequence MIRQMRPFLSLFIMIIAGLLMVPVEGQTVSSLSLTVYEDGYVLVNETISTANYTVALDVPLLGQHAEGLVALDENGNLLPVEVNNGNVTIYFGDATLVKLSYYTPDLTSKEGAIWTVSLESPVPVTISLPSNAVIVDLSDIPLEIRGNTLLMPPGDVSVSYLIPIGTTTTGSPGRTGTTTTTSQGRATTTPTGGGGGSGPARWIGLVLALLIAGGAASLLLGKKKTPETRSWSPEALERFRQKIDAMTDLNDDERGALLFLIENGGKAPQSRVRDALGLPKTTAWRMFKRLEEKGLVRVYKLGRENWVELVIK encoded by the coding sequence ATGATCCGCCAAATGCGGCCGTTTTTGTCGCTCTTCATCATGATCATCGCGGGCCTGCTAATGGTTCCGGTTGAGGGTCAGACCGTTTCGTCCCTTTCCCTGACCGTCTACGAGGACGGTTATGTACTTGTCAACGAAACAATCTCAACCGCAAACTACACCGTTGCACTTGACGTCCCTCTGCTTGGCCAACACGCCGAGGGATTGGTGGCCCTCGACGAGAACGGAAACCTTCTCCCTGTGGAGGTAAACAACGGTAACGTTACGATTTACTTCGGGGATGCTACCCTTGTCAAGCTCTCCTACTACACCCCTGACCTGACCTCGAAGGAGGGGGCCATCTGGACAGTATCCCTCGAGAGCCCGGTTCCCGTTACGATAAGCCTTCCGTCCAATGCTGTGATAGTTGATCTGAGCGACATCCCACTTGAGATACGCGGGAACACCCTGCTGATGCCGCCCGGAGACGTGAGCGTCTCTTACCTTATCCCGATAGGAACCACGACGACAGGATCTCCTGGGAGGACTGGAACCACGACCACTACTTCCCAGGGCCGGGCTACTACAACACCCACCGGTGGAGGCGGGGGTTCAGGCCCGGCCAGGTGGATAGGGCTCGTTCTGGCGCTTTTAATCGCGGGGGGCGCGGCCTCCTTGCTCCTTGGGAAAAAGAAAACCCCTGAAACTCGAAGCTGGAGCCCGGAGGCTCTGGAGAGGTTCCGCCAGAAGATCGATGCAATGACAGATCTAAACGACGACGAGAGAGGCGCCCTGCTGTTCCTCATTGAAAACGGGGGTAAAGCGCCTCAGTCCAGGGTCAGGGACGCCCTTGGCCTTCCCAAGACCACCGCCTGGAGGATGTTCAAGAGACTCGAAGAAAAGGGCCTGGTGAGGGTTTACAAACTTGGCAGGGAAAACTGGGTTGAATTAGTCATTAAGTGA
- a CDS encoding DUF134 domain-containing protein: MPRGMGWGRGRRRKMRMIGFIPQVKHFHPALPPMVPPKTPIFMTYEEFEALRLVDYEGLTQEEAGQRMGVSRGTVWRALSSARKKVAQVLVEGRELIILPQGNEEPGMEKE, encoded by the coding sequence ATGCCGCGTGGAATGGGCTGGGGCAGGGGAAGGAGGAGAAAGATGAGAATGATCGGCTTCATCCCCCAGGTCAAACACTTCCATCCCGCTCTCCCCCCGATGGTTCCGCCCAAAACTCCCATATTCATGACCTACGAGGAGTTCGAGGCCCTCAGACTCGTCGATTACGAAGGTTTGACCCAGGAGGAAGCGGGCCAGAGGATGGGCGTTTCCAGGGGCACCGTCTGGAGGGCCCTCAGTTCTGCCAGAAAGAAAGTTGCCCAGGTGCTCGTTGAGGGGAGGGAGCTTATAATCTTGCCCCAGGGAAACGAAGAGCCAGGAATGGAAAAGGAGTGA
- a CDS encoding nucleotide-binding protein, whose product MQLAIASGKGGVGKSTITASLLYLLKDRYRLIAVDADAGAPNLGLLLGVEEWEEEREHFGARVARINAGSCIRCGICMERCPYGCIYVDGEGNYAVNGLTCEGCNVCGLVCPVEGAISLEEVRSGVIRKATTRYGFPVISAQLDVGRPESGKLVTEEKEWAKKIMEELNLEHMIVDSAAGIGCQVIASLGGADVAILIAEPTPASLSDVQRAYRVVRHFREPAYLIINKADMNPGFTELRRWAESEGIPVLGEVPYDRAIPESMGLLRPVVEAFPDSKASRALKEIAGRIAEEILG is encoded by the coding sequence ATGCAGTTAGCTATAGCAAGTGGCAAGGGCGGCGTTGGGAAGAGCACGATAACGGCTTCGCTCCTTTACCTCCTTAAAGACCGTTACAGGCTCATAGCCGTCGATGCGGACGCGGGAGCACCGAACCTCGGCCTCCTCCTCGGCGTTGAAGAGTGGGAGGAGGAGAGGGAACACTTCGGGGCAAGGGTAGCGAGGATAAACGCCGGGAGCTGTATAAGATGCGGCATCTGCATGGAGCGTTGCCCCTACGGGTGCATCTACGTAGACGGTGAGGGCAACTACGCGGTTAACGGGCTCACCTGTGAGGGTTGCAACGTCTGCGGCCTGGTCTGTCCGGTTGAGGGAGCGATAAGCCTCGAGGAGGTTCGCTCCGGAGTAATAAGGAAGGCAACCACCAGGTACGGCTTTCCGGTCATCTCCGCCCAGCTTGACGTTGGAAGGCCCGAGAGCGGAAAGCTCGTCACCGAAGAAAAGGAGTGGGCTAAGAAAATAATGGAGGAGCTAAACCTCGAGCACATGATCGTGGATTCCGCCGCTGGAATCGGCTGCCAGGTCATAGCGAGCCTCGGAGGAGCAGACGTGGCCATACTCATAGCCGAGCCAACGCCCGCTTCCCTCTCCGATGTCCAGCGCGCCTACAGGGTCGTCCGGCACTTCAGGGAGCCGGCTTACCTCATAATCAACAAGGCTGACATGAACCCCGGGTTTACAGAGCTGAGGAGGTGGGCCGAAAGCGAAGGTATCCCGGTACTCGGGGAAGTTCCCTACGACAGGGCAATCCCTGAGAGCATGGGCCTCCTCAGGCCGGTCGTTGAGGCCTTTCCCGATTCAAAAGCGTCGAGAGCCCTCAAGGAGATAGCCGGGAGAATAGCTGAGGAAATACTCGGCTGA
- a CDS encoding P-loop NTPase, with the protein MQIAVSGGKGGTGKSTVAVNLAVALRKLGADLTMADLDVEAPNDHLLLGLELANEEPVNQFMPLFDYSKCTRCRKCAEACEEHAIITLKDGTPFLIPTLCSGCRACEIVCPVSGAILGGARLIGHTYVTPTPYGFTLVTGKLREGEERSMPLVVAAKRKAAEIHKESEGILLIDTAAGTGNTVSKAVEFSDLLIAVTEPTPLGIHDTGLILELGKLMGIPTWVVINRADLGEKGKVYGLAKEYGAEVVAEIPYSENMVKSYVSGRPIALSDYPEAEIFRALAERILAFGGGE; encoded by the coding sequence TTGCAGATAGCCGTGAGCGGTGGAAAAGGGGGCACCGGAAAGTCCACCGTCGCCGTTAATCTCGCGGTAGCGCTCAGGAAGCTGGGGGCCGATCTCACAATGGCTGACCTGGACGTTGAAGCACCAAACGACCACCTTCTCCTCGGCCTTGAGCTGGCCAACGAGGAGCCGGTGAACCAGTTCATGCCCCTCTTCGACTACTCCAAGTGCACCCGCTGCAGGAAGTGCGCAGAAGCCTGCGAGGAGCACGCCATAATCACCCTGAAGGATGGAACGCCTTTCCTCATACCAACCCTCTGCTCCGGCTGCCGCGCATGTGAGATAGTCTGCCCTGTTTCCGGGGCAATCCTCGGGGGGGCAAGGCTGATCGGGCACACCTACGTCACGCCAACGCCCTACGGCTTCACGCTGGTGACCGGAAAGCTGAGGGAAGGCGAGGAGAGGTCGATGCCCCTTGTCGTGGCCGCCAAGAGGAAGGCCGCCGAAATCCACAAAGAGAGCGAGGGCATCTTACTCATCGATACTGCCGCAGGGACCGGCAACACAGTTTCGAAGGCAGTTGAGTTCTCTGATCTCCTTATAGCCGTCACGGAACCAACCCCGCTCGGAATCCACGACACGGGGCTAATCCTCGAACTGGGGAAACTCATGGGGATCCCCACGTGGGTTGTGATAAACAGGGCCGACCTCGGGGAGAAGGGGAAGGTCTACGGGCTGGCCAAAGAGTATGGCGCCGAAGTGGTTGCTGAAATACCCTACAGCGAGAACATGGTGAAGAGCTACGTTAGCGGAAGGCCGATAGCCCTGAGCGATTACCCCGAGGCGGAGATATTCAGGGCGCTTGCCGAAAGGATTCTCGCTTTTGGGGGTGGTGAGTGA
- a CDS encoding NifB/NifX family molybdenum-iron cluster-binding protein, giving the protein MRCLKVAFGMEGEETLTDAHYGDSEFFAIYEICEDGSVKLLEKRPNRARDFEEKHDEGHGDPGKFKAVLGQLLDVDVLAAFRMGPNFLRIRDKTDKVAFFTRTRDLRLALKRAVENFEELWEQVQEKRTVKKPIDEG; this is encoded by the coding sequence ATGAGGTGCCTTAAAGTTGCCTTCGGAATGGAGGGCGAAGAGACGCTTACCGATGCCCACTACGGCGACTCGGAGTTCTTCGCGATCTACGAGATCTGTGAGGACGGTAGCGTTAAACTCTTAGAAAAGAGGCCGAACAGGGCCAGGGACTTTGAGGAGAAACACGACGAGGGCCACGGTGATCCGGGGAAGTTCAAAGCCGTTTTGGGCCAGCTCCTCGACGTTGACGTTTTGGCCGCCTTCAGGATGGGCCCGAACTTCCTCAGGATAAGGGACAAGACCGACAAGGTGGCCTTCTTTACCAGGACCCGGGACCTAAGGCTCGCCCTCAAGAGGGCCGTTGAGAACTTCGAAGAGCTTTGGGAGCAGGTGCAGGAGAAGAGAACTGTTAAAAAGCCAATCGATGAGGGGTGA
- a CDS encoding methyltransferase family protein yields the protein MRFWGIEPKAGLIAGLYALLAFYLKAKFEIGLSSPPLGLLLLVPGLALWLLCYLQVSRAHARGELLTAGCYSKIRHPIYSIWGTLILPGFSLVVGGLMLLLPLVYWLSVMAFIGEEEKSLEERFGEGWRRYSERTGRFLPRRRS from the coding sequence ATGAGGTTCTGGGGAATTGAGCCGAAGGCCGGGCTTATAGCTGGCCTCTATGCCCTCCTCGCCTTTTATCTAAAGGCGAAGTTTGAGATAGGTTTATCCTCCCCGCCTCTTGGCCTTCTTCTCCTCGTTCCAGGGTTGGCTCTTTGGCTCCTCTGCTACCTCCAGGTTTCGAGGGCCCACGCGAGGGGCGAGCTCCTGACTGCGGGATGCTACTCAAAGATTAGGCACCCGATATACTCGATCTGGGGCACCCTAATCCTTCCCGGCTTCTCTCTCGTAGTTGGCGGCCTCATGCTTCTCCTTCCGCTCGTTTACTGGTTATCCGTCATGGCCTTCATTGGCGAAGAGGAGAAGAGCCTTGAGGAGAGGTTCGGCGAGGGGTGGAGAAGGTACTCGGAAAGGACCGGCAGGTTTCTTCCGCGCCGGAGGAGTTAG
- a CDS encoding Rossmann-like domain-containing protein, translating into MLLSKIKKKALKLVGGLELVDFGFALPYTWVLVEGPEGKALGVAMTLPEEVQRYNNSISEPSLGVFIEKADSLNVIERTLGLAAINAVSQYHIDLSNADWTDVLGLLPENAGRVALIGNMPPLADELRRRGFNVFVFERNAKLWDRDTYSDALEYHLLPEMDAVIASASCLVNGTVDMLLDRARKARLFVLTGPTGQLLPEFLKGTGVTHLASVKVVDIERALLGLKLGSFKGFEEGNRKYVVEV; encoded by the coding sequence ATGCTGCTCTCGAAGATAAAGAAAAAGGCCCTGAAACTGGTTGGGGGGCTTGAACTGGTCGATTTCGGCTTTGCTTTGCCCTACACGTGGGTTTTGGTTGAAGGCCCTGAGGGAAAAGCCCTTGGCGTTGCGATGACCCTCCCGGAGGAAGTCCAGCGCTACAATAACTCGATAAGCGAGCCTTCACTTGGGGTTTTCATTGAGAAAGCGGACAGCCTGAACGTGATCGAGCGCACCTTAGGATTGGCGGCAATCAACGCGGTCTCCCAGTACCACATAGACCTCAGTAACGCGGACTGGACTGACGTGCTTGGGCTTTTGCCTGAGAACGCCGGCAGAGTGGCTTTGATAGGCAACATGCCTCCGCTGGCTGATGAGCTCCGCAGGAGGGGCTTCAACGTCTTCGTCTTTGAGAGGAACGCCAAGCTCTGGGACAGAGATACTTACAGCGACGCTTTAGAGTACCACCTTTTGCCTGAGATGGACGCCGTTATAGCGAGCGCGAGCTGTCTGGTTAACGGCACAGTGGACATGCTCCTCGACAGGGCGAGAAAAGCCAGGCTCTTCGTCCTCACGGGCCCTACGGGCCAGCTTTTGCCGGAGTTCTTGAAGGGGACCGGGGTAACGCACCTTGCCTCTGTGAAGGTGGTTGACATCGAAAGGGCCCTCCTGGGCTTGAAGCTCGGCTCCTTTAAGGGGTTTGAGGAGGGGAACAGGAAGTACGTGGTGGAGGTCTAA